One genomic region from Streptomyces sp. NBC_00582 encodes:
- a CDS encoding SDR family NAD(P)-dependent oxidoreductase produces MTKIDYRTQTTLITGASAGLGAEFARRFAERGSDLVLVARRADRLQALADELSAKHKVTVTVVPFDLTVPAAGQALAEEVARRGITVTSLVNNAGFGTHSPFRREDPDRVQQEIGLNVSSLVGVTRAFIDQLTGVLVNVASSLGYQPWPNAAVYGATKAFVLSFTEALWQESRGTGLRVLALSPGPTRTEFFDAAGSDDMARGVRLQTPRQVVTTALRTLDRRNPPPSVVSGTFNWVMTLTSRFTTRRANVLAFGAMTQWQMRPSRPGH; encoded by the coding sequence ATGACCAAGATCGACTACCGTACCCAGACCACACTGATCACCGGGGCGAGCGCGGGCCTGGGCGCGGAGTTCGCCCGCCGGTTCGCCGAGCGCGGCTCGGACCTCGTGCTGGTCGCCCGCCGCGCGGACCGGCTTCAGGCCCTGGCCGACGAGCTGTCCGCGAAGCACAAGGTCACCGTCACGGTGGTGCCGTTCGACCTCACCGTGCCGGCCGCGGGCCAGGCGCTGGCCGAGGAGGTGGCCCGGCGCGGGATCACCGTCACCAGCCTCGTCAACAACGCCGGCTTCGGCACCCACAGCCCGTTCCGCCGGGAGGACCCGGACCGCGTCCAGCAGGAGATCGGCCTGAACGTGTCCAGCCTGGTCGGCGTCACCAGGGCGTTCATCGACCAGCTGACCGGTGTCCTGGTCAACGTCGCCAGCTCCCTCGGGTACCAGCCGTGGCCGAACGCCGCCGTCTACGGGGCGACCAAGGCCTTCGTGCTGAGCTTCACCGAGGCGCTGTGGCAGGAATCGCGAGGGACCGGGCTGCGCGTGCTCGCTCTCTCCCCGGGCCCGACCCGCACCGAGTTCTTCGACGCGGCCGGCTCCGACGACATGGCCCGCGGTGTCCGGCTGCAGACCCCGCGCCAGGTGGTCACCACCGCACTGCGCACGCTGGACCGGCGCAACCCGCCGCCCAGCGTCGTCTCCGGCACGTTCAACTGGGTGATGACCTTGACCTCGCGCTTCACCACCCGCCGAGCCAACGTTCTGGCCTTCGGCGCGATGACCCAGTGGCAGATGCGCCCGAGCCGGCCCGGCCACTGA
- a CDS encoding thiolase family protein has protein sequence MSAFVYSATRTPFGRLNGALAGVRPDDLAAAAITSTLAAVPDLDPAAVDDVVWGNANGAGEDNRNVGRMAALLAGLPVNVPGTTVNRLCGSGLDAAMTASRTIESGDAEVVLTGGVESMTRAPWVLPKSAKPFPAGDVTAVSTTLGWRLVNPRMPKEWTVSLGEANEQLHERFGISRERQDAFAARSHQLAHAAWESGFYDGLVVPVDGVDLTCDEGIRAGSTPEVLAGLKPVFRTPEQGGTITAGNASPLNDGASAVLLGSEKAAATIGTDPIARIAGRGVMALEPQAFGYAPVEAANRALARAGIGWEQVGAVELNEAFAVQSLACLDAWKIDPALVNQKGGAIAIGHPLGASGGRILATLAKVLRETRQRYGVAAICIGVGQGLAVVLENCDATGAAR, from the coding sequence ATGAGTGCTTTCGTCTACTCCGCGACCCGGACGCCGTTCGGCCGCCTCAACGGCGCGCTGGCCGGCGTGCGCCCCGACGACCTCGCCGCCGCCGCGATCACCTCGACGCTTGCCGCAGTGCCGGATCTCGACCCCGCCGCGGTCGACGACGTGGTGTGGGGCAACGCCAACGGCGCCGGTGAGGACAACCGCAACGTCGGCCGCATGGCCGCGCTCCTGGCCGGCCTCCCGGTGAACGTCCCCGGCACCACGGTCAACCGCCTGTGCGGCTCCGGCCTCGACGCGGCGATGACGGCCAGCCGCACCATCGAGTCCGGCGACGCCGAGGTGGTGCTCACCGGCGGCGTGGAGTCGATGACGCGTGCGCCGTGGGTGCTGCCCAAGTCGGCGAAGCCCTTCCCGGCCGGTGACGTCACCGCCGTGTCGACCACGCTCGGCTGGCGGCTGGTCAACCCGCGGATGCCCAAGGAGTGGACGGTCAGCCTCGGCGAGGCCAACGAGCAACTCCACGAACGCTTCGGGATCTCCCGAGAGCGACAGGACGCGTTCGCCGCCCGCTCCCACCAACTCGCCCACGCCGCCTGGGAGTCGGGCTTCTACGACGGGCTGGTGGTGCCCGTCGACGGCGTCGACCTGACCTGTGACGAGGGCATCCGCGCCGGATCCACACCCGAGGTGCTCGCGGGCCTCAAGCCGGTCTTCCGCACACCGGAGCAGGGCGGCACCATCACCGCGGGCAACGCCAGCCCCCTCAACGACGGCGCCTCCGCCGTGCTGCTGGGCAGCGAGAAGGCCGCGGCCACGATCGGAACCGACCCGATCGCCCGCATCGCCGGGCGCGGTGTGATGGCACTGGAGCCGCAGGCCTTCGGCTATGCCCCGGTCGAGGCCGCCAACCGTGCGTTGGCCCGGGCGGGGATCGGCTGGGAGCAGGTGGGGGCGGTCGAACTCAACGAGGCCTTCGCCGTGCAGTCGCTCGCCTGCCTGGACGCCTGGAAGATCGACCCCGCCCTCGTGAACCAGAAGGGCGGCGCCATCGCGATCGGCCACCCGCTGGGCGCCTCGGGCGGCCGCATCCTCGCCACGCTGGCCAAGGTGCTGCGCGAGACGCGGCAGCGCTACGGCGTCGCCGCGATCTGCATCGGCGTCGGCCAGGGACTGGCCGTCGTACTGGAGAACTGCGACGCCACGGGGGCGGCCCGGTGA
- a CDS encoding aldehyde dehydrogenase family protein — protein MPRSVQEAVHACAVRATRGSAALARASDGEIDTALRAMAARLHTARDVLTAANQDDLRSAASSGMSAALQDRLRLTGPRLEDMAAALRTLADVPHEPRDSVLEERGDGLVLLERRRPVGVIGANFEARPNVTLDVASQFLKSRNGGVLRTGSAALRSSQALVTHVITPALTDAGLNPDAIQLVPSEDRAAAYALVSLPETVPLVILRGSGDSTRELGREAARHGVRTLAHADGGGVLYVAADADEKLVHELVTSSLDRLGVCNRLNLLLLDRAAHDKLLPGIVKTLEDLGITASLPPHAHARGYEWSLDPDHAATVTIDEADGPVHAARIANEETSGLAAAIATHDPDTAARFMDAYGGSGVFWNSTTRLLDGFKLLRLPETGINIDRVPGPRGPVTYRDLYLRQYVVRPAASPHG, from the coding sequence GTGCCCCGCTCCGTCCAGGAGGCGGTTCACGCCTGCGCGGTCCGGGCGACGCGGGGCTCGGCGGCCCTGGCCCGGGCGTCGGACGGGGAGATCGACACCGCACTGCGGGCCATGGCGGCGCGGCTGCACACGGCACGCGACGTGCTGACGGCGGCGAACCAGGACGACCTGCGGTCGGCCGCCTCGAGCGGGATGTCGGCGGCACTGCAGGACCGCCTGCGGCTGACCGGCCCGCGGCTCGAGGACATGGCCGCGGCACTGCGCACACTGGCGGACGTGCCGCACGAGCCGCGGGACAGCGTCCTCGAGGAGCGTGGCGACGGCCTGGTCCTGCTGGAGCGCCGCCGCCCGGTGGGGGTCATCGGCGCGAACTTCGAGGCGCGCCCGAACGTGACACTCGACGTCGCCTCCCAGTTCCTCAAGTCCCGCAACGGCGGCGTGCTGCGCACCGGTTCGGCGGCCCTGCGCTCCTCCCAGGCCTTGGTCACCCACGTGATCACGCCCGCCCTCACCGATGCGGGACTGAACCCGGACGCCATCCAGCTGGTGCCGAGCGAGGACCGGGCGGCGGCGTACGCGCTGGTGTCGCTGCCCGAGACCGTCCCCCTGGTCATCCTGCGCGGCAGCGGCGACAGCACCCGCGAACTCGGCCGGGAGGCCGCCCGGCACGGTGTGCGCACGCTGGCCCACGCGGACGGCGGCGGAGTGCTCTACGTGGCCGCGGACGCCGACGAGAAGCTGGTGCACGAGCTGGTCACCAGCAGCCTGGACCGGCTGGGCGTCTGCAACCGGCTCAATCTGCTCCTCCTCGACCGGGCCGCCCACGACAAGCTGCTGCCGGGGATTGTGAAGACCCTCGAAGACCTGGGCATCACGGCATCGCTGCCGCCGCACGCCCACGCGCGCGGTTACGAGTGGTCCCTGGACCCCGATCATGCGGCAACGGTGACGATCGACGAGGCGGACGGCCCGGTCCACGCCGCACGGATCGCCAACGAGGAGACCTCCGGGCTGGCCGCCGCCATCGCCACCCACGACCCGGACACCGCAGCCCGGTTCATGGACGCCTACGGCGGCTCAGGCGTCTTCTGGAACTCCACCACCCGCCTCCTCGACGGCTTCAAGCTCCTGCGCCTGCCGGAAACCGGCATCAACATCGACCGCGTCCCCGGCCCCCGCGGCCCCGTCACCTACCGCGACCTGTACCTGCGCCAGTACGTCGTGCGACCCGCGGCGTCCCCGCACGGGTGA
- a CDS encoding LysR family transcriptional regulator: protein MDLRHLRYFVAVAEERHFGRAAERLHMAQPPLSQQIRQLEAELGVELLHRTTRRVDLTVAGRAYLDRARAILADVDAAAHHARLVAAGFVGHLTIGCVGSATYSLLPALSRRLTEELPGVDFSFRGEMLAPDQAEALRTGAIDVALLRPVAADPSLTVHTLRRDRLVVALPADHALARRKRLRVGDLAGADLIVHSADRRSVMYDVVLSLLRGAGIEPHIRHEVGETSTLITLVAGGLGVAVVPEPVTALALDGVTYLPLTGADARVELAVAHRADRREPHLVRTVGIIGAAW from the coding sequence ATGGATCTGCGGCATCTCCGGTACTTCGTGGCGGTGGCGGAGGAGCGTCACTTCGGCCGCGCCGCCGAGCGGCTGCACATGGCCCAGCCACCGCTCTCTCAGCAGATCCGGCAACTCGAGGCCGAGCTCGGCGTCGAGCTGCTGCACCGCACCACTCGCCGTGTCGACCTCACCGTGGCCGGCCGGGCCTACCTCGACAGGGCGCGGGCGATTCTTGCCGACGTCGATGCGGCCGCCCATCACGCACGGCTCGTCGCCGCCGGCTTCGTCGGTCATCTCACGATCGGCTGCGTGGGATCGGCGACGTACAGCCTCCTGCCCGCGCTCTCACGCCGGCTCACCGAAGAACTGCCCGGCGTCGACTTCTCCTTCCGCGGCGAAATGCTCGCGCCCGATCAGGCCGAGGCGCTGCGCACCGGGGCGATCGACGTCGCGCTGCTCCGCCCCGTGGCGGCCGATCCGTCGCTCACCGTGCACACCCTGCGCCGGGACCGGCTCGTCGTCGCCCTGCCGGCCGACCACGCCCTCGCCCGCCGTAAACGGCTGCGCGTCGGCGACCTGGCCGGCGCCGACCTGATCGTGCACTCCGCCGACCGCCGGTCCGTGATGTACGACGTCGTGCTCAGCCTGCTGCGCGGCGCCGGCATCGAGCCGCACATCCGCCACGAGGTCGGCGAGACCTCCACACTGATCACGCTGGTGGCCGGCGGCCTGGGCGTCGCCGTCGTGCCCGAACCCGTGACAGCGCTGGCGCTCGACGGGGTCACGTACCTTCCGCTGACCGGGGCCGACGCACGTGTGGAGTTGGCCGTCGCCCACCGGGCCGACCGCCGCGAACCCCACTTGGTGCGGACCGTGGGGATCATCGGGGCGGCATGGTGA
- a CDS encoding TetR/AcrR family transcriptional regulator has protein sequence MTGAQPRRGRPRDASRDRALLDATLAVLTESGYSGLTTAAVAARAGVSTATLYRRWPSKEVLVVDAAAAYARDLTVQPDTGTLEGDLRALLRDKAAALTGNEGGVLRTLIGEAAHSASLAEALTNAFMLPVRRRMEEITRRAVERGEIPPVEHPDLLGDLVVGPMMSRFFLTPLPPNQVDAATAAKTADRMLPFLLRAVGHAEHGGGREK, from the coding sequence ATGACCGGGGCGCAGCCACGCCGGGGGCGCCCCCGCGACGCCTCCCGCGACCGTGCGCTGCTGGACGCGACCCTGGCCGTCCTGACCGAGAGCGGCTACAGCGGGCTCACCACCGCCGCCGTCGCGGCCCGCGCCGGCGTGTCCACCGCCACTCTCTACCGGCGCTGGCCGTCCAAGGAGGTCCTGGTCGTCGACGCCGCCGCCGCGTACGCCCGGGACCTGACGGTGCAGCCGGACACCGGCACGCTCGAAGGCGACCTGCGCGCTCTCCTCCGGGACAAAGCAGCCGCTCTGACCGGCAACGAGGGAGGGGTGCTGCGCACTCTGATCGGCGAGGCCGCGCACAGCGCCTCCCTGGCCGAGGCCCTCACGAACGCCTTCATGCTGCCCGTGCGCCGGCGTATGGAGGAGATCACGCGACGCGCCGTGGAGCGGGGCGAGATCCCGCCGGTGGAACACCCCGACCTGCTCGGCGACCTGGTGGTCGGTCCCATGATGAGCAGGTTCTTCCTCACCCCCCTGCCGCCGAACCAGGTCGACGCCGCCACCGCGGCGAAGACCGCCGACCGCATGCTGCCCTTCCTTCTGCGCGCCGTCGGACACGCGGAGCACGGTGGCGGGCGGGAGAAGTAG
- a CDS encoding aldehyde dehydrogenase family protein translates to MSPNAPTGGQPDIAAEATPAARTVARLRATFTTGRTRPVAWRKQQLRALRRLLTEHEDVFAQALQSDLGKSATESHMMEIGFLVNEIDHTLRHLDRWLRPGRVSVPLSLMPSRAWTVREPLGVVLVISPWNYPVNLALAPVIGALAAGNSVVLKPSEVAPATSAVLAHWLPRVLDPQAVAVVEGGVEETTDLLQQRFDHIFYTGNGTVGRIVMTAAARHLTPVTLELGGKSPAVVEPGADLATAARRIAWGKFMNAGQTCVAPDYVLAIGEAGAEIEGHLVEAVREMYGTDPARSGDYGRIVNERHFDRLAGLLTDGRTVVGGDHDRDARYIAPTVLADVDPDSAVMREEIFGPILPIVAVPDLDAAIAFITARDKPLALYAFTASKRSKRRLTAETSSGGLAFGVPTAHLGVPGLPFGGVGESGMGRYHGSYSLDTFSHIKSVLDKPLKADTLRVTYPPYTRGKDRILRRIT, encoded by the coding sequence ATGAGCCCCAACGCACCCACCGGCGGTCAGCCGGACATCGCTGCCGAGGCGACCCCCGCGGCGCGGACCGTCGCGCGACTGCGTGCCACGTTCACCACCGGCCGCACCAGGCCCGTCGCCTGGCGCAAGCAGCAGCTGCGGGCGCTGAGGCGTCTGCTCACGGAGCATGAGGACGTGTTCGCGCAGGCGCTGCAGAGCGACCTCGGCAAGAGCGCGACCGAGTCGCACATGATGGAGATCGGCTTCCTCGTCAATGAGATCGACCACACGCTGCGTCATCTCGACCGGTGGCTGCGTCCGGGCAGGGTCTCCGTGCCGCTGTCGCTGATGCCGTCCCGGGCCTGGACCGTGCGTGAGCCGCTGGGTGTCGTGCTGGTCATCAGCCCCTGGAACTACCCGGTCAATCTGGCGCTGGCACCGGTCATCGGTGCGCTGGCCGCCGGCAACAGCGTCGTCCTCAAGCCCAGCGAGGTCGCCCCCGCGACCTCGGCCGTGCTCGCCCACTGGCTGCCGCGGGTCCTGGACCCGCAGGCCGTGGCCGTCGTCGAGGGCGGCGTGGAGGAGACGACCGACCTGCTTCAGCAGCGCTTCGACCACATCTTCTACACCGGCAACGGCACGGTCGGACGTATCGTCATGACCGCCGCGGCCCGCCATCTCACCCCGGTCACCCTGGAGCTGGGCGGCAAGAGCCCCGCCGTCGTCGAACCGGGCGCCGACCTCGCCACGGCCGCCCGGCGTATCGCCTGGGGCAAGTTCATGAACGCGGGCCAGACCTGCGTGGCACCCGACTACGTCCTGGCGATAGGCGAGGCGGGAGCGGAGATAGAGGGGCACCTGGTCGAGGCGGTCCGCGAGATGTACGGCACCGATCCGGCCCGCAGCGGCGACTACGGCCGCATCGTCAACGAGCGCCACTTCGACCGGCTGGCCGGCCTGCTGACCGACGGCCGGACCGTCGTGGGCGGCGACCACGACCGCGACGCCCGCTACATCGCGCCGACCGTGCTGGCCGACGTCGACCCCGACTCCGCGGTGATGCGCGAGGAGATCTTCGGTCCCATCCTGCCCATCGTCGCCGTCCCCGACCTGGACGCCGCGATCGCCTTCATCACCGCACGGGACAAGCCGCTGGCTCTCTACGCCTTCACCGCGTCCAAGCGCTCCAAGCGGCGCCTGACCGCGGAGACCTCCTCCGGCGGCCTGGCCTTCGGCGTTCCGACCGCCCACCTCGGCGTGCCGGGACTGCCCTTCGGAGGGGTCGGGGAGAGCGGCATGGGCCGCTACCACGGCTCGTACTCCCTGGACACCTTCAGTCACATCAAGTCCGTCCTCGACAAGCCGCTCAAGGCGGACACGCTGCGCGTGACCTATCCGCCCTACACCCGCGGCAAGGACCGCATCCTGCGACGCATCACGTGA